The following proteins are encoded in a genomic region of Acipenser ruthenus chromosome 4, fAciRut3.2 maternal haplotype, whole genome shotgun sequence:
- the LOC131736841 gene encoding TBC1 domain family member 2B-like, with translation MASMTARRKLMTIAFNDMNPFPMKLLKNRREFHMERLTAELLELERIQEEFVKEQQVERKDKDLDTAVSEDEEVIQTAVSLHHTS, from the exons ATGGCCAGCATGACGGCTCGCAG GAAACTAATGACCATAGCGTTTAATGATATGAACCCcttccctatgaagctgctgaagaacagacgagagtttcacatggagaggctgacagccgagctgctggagctggagaggatacaggaggagtttgtgaaagaacaacaagtggagcgcaaagacaaggacctggacactgctgtcagcgaagacgaagaagtaatacagactgcagttagcttgcatcacacgtcctga